The following are encoded in a window of Artemia franciscana unplaced genomic scaffold, ASM3288406v1 PGA_scaffold_62, whole genome shotgun sequence genomic DNA:
- the LOC136042094 gene encoding uncharacterized protein LOC136042094, producing MLKKNEMIIGHIIKVLLSFTIITVATAQLEGQRVDTVQPEAQQGATTPIKSQQDAAAEPIAQKGDTPQLEDQQGALPQIESQQGAADQIEFQENDTDQVEAQEDEEASSRILGLGGLLGGLGGGLLGGGLLGGGYRPGFGGGYRPGFGGYGYRPGFGGYGYRPGFGGGYSPYGGGFGYRPIGFGR from the coding sequence GTGCTCCTTTCTTTCACAATTATAACTGTTGCTACAGCTCAACTAGAAGGCCAACGAGTAGATACAGTTCAACCAGAAGCTCAACAAGGAGCTACAACTCCAATAAAAAGCCAACAAGATGCTGCAGCTGAACCGATAGCCCAAAAAGGAGATACACCTCAACTGGAAGACCAACAAGGAGCTTTGCCTCAAATAGAAAGCCAACAAGGTGCTGCAGATCAAATAGAATTCCAAGAAAATGATACAGACCAAGTGGAAGCCCAAGAAGACGAAGAGGCCAGCTCAAGAATACTTGGCTTAGGAGGTCTGCTTGGTGGCCTTGGGGGAGGCTTACTTGGAGGAGGCTTACTGGGAGGAGGCTACAGACCAGGATTCGGAGGCGGATACCGACCTGGATTTGGTGGTTATGGCTACAGACCTGGATTTGGAGGTTATGGCTACAGACCTGGATTCGGAGGCGGATACAGTCCTTACGGCGGTGGGTTCGGGTACCGTCCAATTGGATTTGGAAGATGA